Below is a genomic region from Prevotella melaninogenica.
GAAGCTGCTGTAACAAAGTTGATGTATCTGCAAGCTAAGTACAACGACACAGAAACAATTCGCAAATATATGAACCAGTCGATTGCAGGTGAAATCACTATCTATAATTGATAGACTACTGCGAACAGCTTGATAAAAAACAAAACAGCCCAATATTTCCCACTCTTCCTACAAATCAATAAGCAATGAAAGGAAGAATAAAAGGAAATATTGGGCTGAATTATGTTTGTTAGAACTTATTGCAACGCTCGAAGAAACCGATTTCTTCAAGTTCTTTCTTCATGCGTGCCTCTTCTTCATCCGTCATATTCTGGAATGGAACACGGTTAGGACCAAGGTCAAAACCCATCAACTTCATGATGCGCTTACCACCAACGATATTGCCACGGAAGTGACAAATGACGTTGATAACCTCTTGTGAGAAGTTTTGTTTCTCACGTGCTGTTTCAATATCACCATTGTTCCATGCCTCGATGATACCTGTCAGCTCACGACCGTTATAGTTGGTTGTGCCGCCAATACCACCCTTTGCACCGCCTTGGGCCAAACTTGGGAGAATCGTTTCGTCCTGTCCATGCAGCATATCAAACTTACCATCCTTGTAAAGACGGCACTGGTTGTACTCATAAAGACTCTCAAAGGTGTACTTGATGCCTGCGAAGTTAGGGATACGACCATCGACAGCTTTCAAGAGTTCGAGCATAGATAAGAATGCACCATTGAATGCTGGGATGTGGTAGTAGTAGAAAGGAAGTGAGGGAGCTGCGGCTGCAATCGTCTCACAATACTTCACTAACTCCTCGATACGACCAATCTTTGGGAATGGAGGAGCCATAGCTCCGATACCCCATGCACCAATCTTCTCTGCATGTTCTGCCAAGCGTACGCTCTCGCGTAAGCAACAACTACCCACGTGTACAATAACCTTGAAGCCCTCTGGTGCAGCCTGCATCCAGCGTTCAGCCAACTGCATACGCTCCTCAGTTGTGAGCATATAGCCCTCACCAGATGAGCCATTGATAAACACTCCCTTCAAACCGTTCTTCTGCAACATGGCTGCATAAGCCTCAATAGGCTCAAGATTGACATCGCCATTAGCATAGAATGGCGTGAACGGTGCGTCAATTAATCCAATAATCTTTTCCATAAACATTGTTGCCCTCCACCTTTAATCCTCTAAAAGGGGGTTATATGCGTGGGAAAGGCGATTATATATGATAAAATAAGCAATTATAAGTGATTCGCTACTCCATATTGTCGGTTGTTGGTTTCAAGCAAGAGAGCTGTAAAACCAAAGCTAATACAACAATACCTCCCAAGATAGCAAAGCCATTACCAAGGTTACCACCATCAGTCCACTTGCCTAATACCTGTGTAACAGCAGCACCAGCGAAGACTCCAGTCATGTTCATAATACCATAAGCAGTACTGCGATACTTTGAAGAAATGAACTGACAGAGGATTGGCATATTGTTGGCATCAAACATACCATAACCAATACCAAAGCATAAACCTGCTCCGACGACAGACACAAGACTATGGCCGAAACCCAAGAGCATAAGTGCTGGAACGGTAAGACCAAGTCCAATGGCACTGGTATAAACACGTCCTCGCAAGTTACGCTGTACCCAACGGTCAGAAACTACACCTCCCATGATAACACCGATAAACGATGATACAGCGATAGTTATCGTTGACATTGGTCCTGCACTTGACATTGGAATATCCAAACTATTAGCAAACAGTGTTGGCAACCAGTTCTTTGTTGCCCAACCTGGGAGACTTGGCACGGCAAAATAGAAGAGTATTACCCAGAAAGCCCACGTCGAGAAGACAATAGACAAGCCACGGAAAGGGTTCTTACTTAACTTAGTATCACCTTGTAAAACCGCTTTCTGTCCATGCTTAGGATTCTCCTTCAAGAACATAAGCAATACGAGTGAATAAACAATACCAATAATACCAAACCAATGAAAGGCTTCATGCCATGAGAACATCGCTGCCAACGTTGCACCAAAACCGCCAACAGCCTGGCCAACATAAAGACCTGTCATGTGAATACCTATCGCTAATGAGCGTGATTTTCCCTCATGCCAATCGGCAATAAGCGACAAAGCTGCAGGAATATAAAGCGCTTCGCTAATGCCCATAAAGGCACGGAGCCAATAAAGTTGGTCGAAACTTTCAGCATAACCCATAAGATAAGTTACAGCAGACCACACAAAGATGCTTCCTACAACAAGCCACTTGCGATTAACTCGGTCGGCAATAATACCTGCGAATGGACTTACAATACCGTAAATCCACAAGAAAACAGCCATCAATGCACCAAAAGCCTCTGCGTGATTTAGTTCTGCAATATCGACTTTCATAGCTTCCTGCATCGTCGACAACATCTGTCGATCCATATAATTCAGTAAGGCTACAAACCAAAGGAGGGCAACAAGTACCCAAGGATAGTATTTTTTCATAAAAGATTACAGCCCTCCCCGCATATCAATCATCTTACATAAGTAAGCAATGAATATCATAGAGAACAACGGGCGATTAATAAATTACTTAAATTAGAAGCTTAATTTCTCCAATAGATATTAGCGTTTCGGGTACTTTACTATCTGATTACTACGCACTCTTGGCTTCAACTCGCCACCAATCACGTACAAACCATGATCTGTCTGTGCCAAGGCTGCACCAGCACGTGCCGTTTCTGAACTCTTATAAAGAACTTTCCAGCCATCTTTGTTATAGTATAAAGTGTATGGATTAAAGCGATACCACTCTATAAGATGACTCAAATAATCTGGTTGAGGATGATTGACAGCAGAGAGAAAAACATCTTTGTTTACGCCTCCCATTACTAAAAACTGGTCTTTAGTTAGGTTTATACCTGTACCACCTCCAACGAATAGAGGCTCTCCTTGGTCGTCTTTCGGACCTTCAACCAACTCCCATTCATCAGTCGTCTCATCATATACACAACCATCCATCGACAACTTTGCTTCCTCACCATTTGCTGCAGGAGCGAAACCACCGAAAAGACAGAAACGATTATCACCCATACTCCCTGCCACTGGCTGCACACGTACCATACCGGGGAAAGACTTTATGTCCTTCCATCCTGCTGAGATATTATCTAAGTCAAGGCGTAAAACACGATTAGAAGCCTTACCATCCATTGCTCCTCCTGCTATATAGAGATGTTTACCGACCAAAGCACCAGCCATATTATCCACTGAGCAAGGCATAGAAGGGAGAGTCGAAACTTCAGCTTTACCATCAACAAGAGTTACACGATAAACTTTTCCATAGCTTCCGTCGTTATTCATTCCGCCTACAACAATCATACTGTTGTCGCAAGTCACAGTAACACCATAAGCCAAAGGTTCAGGCAAGTGACCAACCAACTTCCAATTCAGTTGATCTCCATTGTCAGTTTTGGTAGCATAAATCCCACTGTAATAAACCTTCTTACTATCAGGAGCCAACGTATTTACTGGAAAGTTACAACCACCAGCCATAACAAGTTGGTCATCAATTCTACCTGCATAACAAGCAGAAACGCCATGTTCTATTCCCACTTCATCCGTAGGAAAACCACGCATCACCATTAAGCTATCGGCATCAGAGGCGTTTGCACCCAATCCCGTCAATAAAGTTATCGTTGTCATTATTAGGTTTTTAATTCTCATCGTTTTAGGTTAAAATATCGCTTGGGATACCCCCTTCTTACAATAATACAACTATACAACAATATTTACGTACGTATAATGTAAGATTCCATGCCATAATCAATTTGCTTACTAACCACAAACAACCTACATTCTCCTACTATTTAAGGAAAAAGAATGAGATGACTGAGGCTATATGACATCATCATTAACAATTTCCTTTCATGAAAGAAAAGAATTATTATCATGAAAAGAAATATTTTTCTTCACGACAATAAATATTTTTTTTCATGAAAAGAATTCGCACTTACCTCAAAGTTGGTACAATAGCAAGGTAAACGACATCGTGGTCCCTACAGTTTTCAAACCAATGGAAGTGTCCTTCTGGACAATAATGTAACTGTCCTACCCTCGCAACTTCCGTTGTATCGTCATAATGAACAGTCAGTTCACCACTAATAACATACATAACCTCAAAAGAACCCACATGCTGATGCTTTCCACTATTTGCACCAGGACGCAAGGTTGAGTACATGATACGTGCCTGATCATCTACGAAAGCACGCACATCTAATTTTCCTTCTCCGCCTTTAAAGCCTTCAATATGCTCTTCGGTAATCTTGTCAAAATCAATAATCATAATGTATGGTTTTTAATTCTTATATGAAGATAGTGCAAATGGATGCTATGAACAATTACTCACAGATTACCGAATGCAGTCTATCAAGCACAAAGGTAACAAAAAAAGCAGAGACCCCAACAAGAGTCTCTGCTTTTTATATTGTTTTATCTTACATCTTAGAATGTGTAACGCAAGCCAAGCTGACCACGCCAACGGCTGTAGTAGTCATTATAGTTACGTGTTGCATAACCACCAGTGAACTGGTAACGACCATTTCTCTGATAGTTAACTGGACTATAATAAACACCGAAACCATCACCATAGGTATGACCCCAGTTCTTATTCAGCATGTTACCAGCATTAATGATATCGAAGCTCAACTCAAGAGAATTAATCTGACCACCCACCTTGAAGCTATACTTCTGTGCGAAGTGAACATCGAAGTGATGTTCGAAAGCGAGGTTATCAGCATAACGCTTGTAGTATTCACCACGATGATTCTTCATGTAAGAGTCATTGCCAATCCAATGCTTCATCATTGCACGCTGCATATCAGCAGTCAACTTAGGTGCAGTGAAGTTATCACCAAAGACTGCTTTGGTAAGTGCATTAGCAGAGAAGTTAGTCTCTTCAAACTGCATCTTATCAATCTGAGCATCTGTTGGGATAAAGAAGAGGTCGTTACCATTTGCGCCATCTTCGTTAACATCACCATAATAATAGATACTATATGGAGAGCCACTCTTAGCCTGATAGATAAGACCTACGGTAGTCTGCCACTGCTTCTGTGCACCATAGTTTATGTGATAGTAAGCAGAAGCCTGAATACGGTGAGGAATATTGTAAGCAGAATAGCCCAACTCTGGGTCGTTAGGGTTACGATAAGTATAATTATATCTCCAGTTACTCTCTGCAACAGATGAGCTACCATTATTAACACTCATAGCCTTTGTCCAAGTATAACTTGCCATCAAGTCAAGTCCAAAGTCGAAATGCTTCTCAGCCTTCAAGCTCAAGTTCATTGTATAACCCTTTGAAGTATTGCTGAGTTTATAAACATTTGTATAAGGACTTCCAGCAGTTACCTTAGAGAAAAGTGGACGATTGTCTTCTACTGGAGCACCTGCGCTACCATAGACTTCACCGAAGGTCTTACCTGTCTGCTCGTAAGCAAGATTCTCATAAAGGATATCATTCAATGTCTTTGAGTAGATAGCCTCAGCTGTCCAGTTGATTCCAAGAACATTGAAGTCAAAGCCGAGGTTAAAACGAAGGTTCTGTGCATACTTGAAGTTACGATCGTAAACATTGATAGTCTGACTTCCTAATGCCTTCAACTTATTAGCATTTGCCTCCTGTCCATTAGGGTCAAGCAACAAATTCAAGCCTGTTGGAGAGTTAACATTGAATGATGAAACCTGGATACCAGTATTAGAATAGTTGTTGCTAATCCAAACGAAAGGTATACGACCAGTGAAAACACCAGCACCACCACGGAGAATAAATCTGCGATCTTTCTTGATATCCCAACGGAAACCTACACGTGGGCTGAAAAGAGGACTACTTGCCAAACGCTGATTAGTCTTAACATTCCATCCCTTTGTCTCTGCATACTGAGCAAATGGCTCATTTGCTGTAGGAGTATCCATGATAATTGGAATATCCATACGCAAACCATAAGTCAATTGGAAGTTTGTGGTTGCATCCCACTTATCCTGTGCATAGAAACTCAACTG
It encodes:
- a CDS encoding dihydrodipicolinate synthase family protein, yielding MEKIIGLIDAPFTPFYANGDVNLEPIEAYAAMLQKNGLKGVFINGSSGEGYMLTTEERMQLAERWMQAAPEGFKVIVHVGSCCLRESVRLAEHAEKIGAWGIGAMAPPFPKIGRIEELVKYCETIAAAAPSLPFYYYHIPAFNGAFLSMLELLKAVDGRIPNFAGIKYTFESLYEYNQCRLYKDGKFDMLHGQDETILPSLAQGGAKGGIGGTTNYNGRELTGIIEAWNNGDIETAREKQNFSQEVINVICHFRGNIVGGKRIMKLMGFDLGPNRVPFQNMTDEEEARMKKELEEIGFFERCNKF
- a CDS encoding MFS transporter; the protein is MKKYYPWVLVALLWFVALLNYMDRQMLSTMQEAMKVDIAELNHAEAFGALMAVFLWIYGIVSPFAGIIADRVNRKWLVVGSIFVWSAVTYLMGYAESFDQLYWLRAFMGISEALYIPAALSLIADWHEGKSRSLAIGIHMTGLYVGQAVGGFGATLAAMFSWHEAFHWFGIIGIVYSLVLLMFLKENPKHGQKAVLQGDTKLSKNPFRGLSIVFSTWAFWVILFYFAVPSLPGWATKNWLPTLFANSLDIPMSSAGPMSTITIAVSSFIGVIMGGVVSDRWVQRNLRGRVYTSAIGLGLTVPALMLLGFGHSLVSVVGAGLCFGIGYGMFDANNMPILCQFISSKYRSTAYGIMNMTGVFAGAAVTQVLGKWTDGGNLGNGFAILGGIVVLALVLQLSCLKPTTDNME
- a CDS encoding cyclically-permuted mutarotase family protein; the encoded protein is MTTITLLTGLGANASDADSLMVMRGFPTDEVGIEHGVSACYAGRIDDQLVMAGGCNFPVNTLAPDSKKVYYSGIYATKTDNGDQLNWKLVGHLPEPLAYGVTVTCDNSMIVVGGMNNDGSYGKVYRVTLVDGKAEVSTLPSMPCSVDNMAGALVGKHLYIAGGAMDGKASNRVLRLDLDNISAGWKDIKSFPGMVRVQPVAGSMGDNRFCLFGGFAPAANGEEAKLSMDGCVYDETTDEWELVEGPKDDQGEPLFVGGGTGINLTKDQFLVMGGVNKDVFLSAVNHPQPDYLSHLIEWYRFNPYTLYYNKDGWKVLYKSSETARAGAALAQTDHGLYVIGGELKPRVRSNQIVKYPKR
- a CDS encoding cupin domain-containing protein, giving the protein MIIDFDKITEEHIEGFKGGEGKLDVRAFVDDQARIMYSTLRPGANSGKHQHVGSFEVMYVISGELTVHYDDTTEVARVGQLHYCPEGHFHWFENCRDHDVVYLAIVPTLR